A segment of the Parasynechococcus marenigrum WH 8102 genome:
GGGGGCCAATCAATGGATCGCCAGTACCAGAGCGACTTGTGCTGCCAGCAACAGATCAATCGACGCTGTGTAGCCAACGCCAGAACTCGACGTACGCCAAGAAGACGCTTCAAGCCGGTCTGAAAAGCCTGAACCTGAGGAATTTCAGCCAGGGACAGCGGACTCAATCAGACACATTGTTTTGACCCAGGATATCCAGATCGTGGCAAGAAGACAAGACAAATTTTATAGGCAATACAGGCGACTCATTCACCTGGTTTTCATCAAAAAAATCTTTTAATCGCGATCAACAATTAAATCACTCCATTCTTTGATTCTGAGTTAAAGAAGCATGGTGAAATCAAAAAACGATCATCAATTCCTGATGGACTCACTCCGCCAATCTTGAAGTAAGTCAATTGAATCTTTAACCACCGAATCAGCCTTCCGCATCCTCTGAACCGGGCAGCCAAGGCAAGCCACTTCCCACCGCTTCAGCAATGCTGCGCAAGCCATGGCGGTCCAACTGCAGCTGAAGCCCTTCAAGGATGCGTGGCACCAGCTCGGGACCCTGGAAAATCCAGCCGGTGTACAGCTGAATCAACGACGCTCCGGCGGTGATCCGCTCCCAGGCAATCTCTGCCGAATCAATGCCTCCAACACCGATCAGCGTCAAGGCCGGACCGGCGCTGGCCCGCAGCCGGCGAATCACCTCCAGCGCCCGTTGCCGCAAGGGCGCACCACTGAGACCACCAGCCTCCTCCGCCAAGGTGCGGCCGGTCTGCAACAGCCGACGCTGCTCCAACCCCAGGCGATCCAGGCTGGTGTTCACCGCAATCACCCCCGCCAGCCCCTCCTCGAAGGCCAGCCGGGCAATGCCATCAATCGCCTCATCCTCAAGATCCGGTGCAATCTTCACCAGCAACGGCGGACAGGCCGGCAAGCGACGCAGCCGCTCCACCAGCCGCCGCAACTGGCTGGAATCCTGCAGATCCCGCAGCCCAGGGGTATTGGGAGAACTCACATTGATCACGGCGTAATCCGCCAGGGGAGCCAGCAGTTCCAGCGAGGAGGCGTAATCCTCAGGGGCCTGTTCCAACGCTGTGACCTTGGATTTACCGACGTTGATTCCCAGGACAGCCGGGCGACGACCGGGGGGGGCCAGCCGTTGACGTTCCAGGGTTCTGCGCAACGCCTGGGCACCGTCGTTGTTGAACCCCATCCGATTGAGAGCGGCCTGTTCCTGAGCCAAGCGAAACAACCGCGGGCGGGGATTGCCGGGCTGACCATGCCAGGTGACCGTGCCCACCTCAGCAAAGCCAAAGCCAAAGCGATCCCACAGTCCAGCTGCCACCCCGTTCTTGTCGAAACCAGCCGCAAGACCCACAGGATTAGGGAAACGGCAACCGAACAACACCTGCTCGAGCCGCAGATCACGGCGCTGCAGATCACCGGCCAAGCCCTCCAGCACCGTGGACACCAGAGGCCACTGGCGCCTGAGCGAGGCCTGTCCCAGAGCTGTCAGTGCTGTGCAGGACAACTGTTCAGCATCGAGCCCCTCGTCATTGGCGAGCACCGGCCCTAGCCAGCGCTGATAGAACGCGCCGCTGCTGAGAGGGGATGGCGGCATGGCGATCGCTCAGGACTGTTCTGATCCTGCCTCGCGACGCTGCAGGGTCCAGCGACCCTCCTTATCCGGGTGCACCCGCCAGTCCCGCCAGCTCCAGGACTCCCGACGCTGCTCCAGCTGCTTGAGCGGGAGTTCCACCAGCTGCGCCAGCTCCACCAGGCTGAGACTGAACCCTCCATCCGCCAACCGGTCCGCCAGCTCCAGGCGGTTCAGCAACTGCACCAGCGGTTGTGGTGCCGGATCAGCATCGACATCGACTGCCGCAACGTCGCTCTCAACGGCTGGCTGGCCGAGATCCAACGAACGCCCCTGGGAAAAAGCAACTGCGATCCGGTCGACACGGTCGTTGTCCGGATCACCGCTGTGACCTTTCACGTAGGCCAGCGGCACATCATCCAGCCGAGCTGCATCCAGGGCTTTCCAGAGATCCTGGTTGAGCACAGGCTTGCCAGCCGCTGTCTTCCAACCCTTGCGCTTCCAGCCCTTCATCCAGGAGCCGAGCCCATCGATCAGGTACTTGCTGTCGGTGCGAATCGTCAGATCGGGATGGCGTGGCAGTTGTTTCAGGCGCTGCAGCAACTCCAGCGCCGCCTGCAGTTCCATGCGGTTGTTGGTCGTTGCCGGGTCATGGCCGCCGAATTCCTCAACACTGCCATCTTCAAATCGCAGCAAAGCGCCCCAACCGCCTGGACCCGGGTTGCCACTGCAGGCTCCATCGGTGGCTGCAGCCACAACCCGACCACGTTCTTCAGCCATTGCTCCCCCTGCACTGGTTTCGGTACAACGTGGTTTCTCGCATGCCAATGATGGGGCGAACCTACCTCCGCAACCTGATCCTGGCCGCAGTTGTCGGGAGCGCAGCGGGATTGTTGCCTGCGGCTCGATCCGCCCACGGCCTGTTCGACAGCAAAGCACTCCAGCAGAACCGCTTCGCGGTGCTGGCTCAGCCGGTGGGAGAGCGCAATTGGAAGCTGCTGGTGCTGGAGCAGATCAAGCAACGGCCCCGCTGCTGGACACCGCGGGCGGATGGTCTGGTGGATCCGACCCTCAACACGTTCAATTTTGCCGGAATCTGCAGCCGTTACCTCGACAGCAATGGCTATTCCCTCCGCAGTGGAGGTGAAGACCTCGGCAGCCGCTTTCGGCTGAGCCTGAGGCAAAGCGGCAACAGCTTGCAGTTGCAGGCTTTGAACCCACGCCAGGGGGCCCCAATCGTGGTCGGCCGGGCAACGGTTCCCAGACGTGATCGCAACGGTTTCATTCAGATTCAGCTGGATCCAGCCTGGCGCCTGGAGCGGCGTGTCTACAAAGGCCGCACCCTGGGCCACGTTTATTTCTCTCACCCAGACCCCGTGAACCGGCTACTGGCCCGGGCGGAGAGAGCCGGCACCAGTGGTTTCAGCCGGCTGGGGGCCCCAACGGCACCCATGGCCCCACGCATCAATCAGCGCATCGCCAGCGGCGAGCCCATTCGGCTGGAGGTCCTTCCCTATCGACCCTGAGGCCAGCGACTGTCACAGTGCCAGTTGACAGGCCGACCTGTTGAAGTTGGATATTCGTTTCCTCGCCATTAGTTTGTGAATGTGTGAGGAGTGCTGAACGCCTCTTCAGGGTCGAAACAAGGACAGACTCCTGAACGTGTTCCACTTAAAAAAAACCCCTGCCTTCGGCGGGGGTTTTTTATTGAGCAAGTGTCCAACAAAAAACCGGCCCCTGGGGACCGGCTTGGTTTTGTGGAAGAGGTGAATCGGGCCGGTGAGACCAGCCCAAAAAGGATCACTTGAGGGTGACCTTGCCGCCCACTTCTTCGATCTCTTTCTTGAGAGCTTCGGCTTCGTCCTTGGAGATGCCTTCCTTGATGGGCTTGGGAGCAGCTTCCACCAGAGCCTTGGCGTCGCCAAGACCCAGGCCGGTGGCGTTGCGCACAGCCTTGAGCACCTTGATCTTGGCTGCGGCGTCGAAGCTTTCGAGGATGACGTCGAATTCGGTCTTTTCCTCGGCGACTTCACCACCACCGCCGCCGGCAGCAGCGCCAGGGGCAGCCATCACGACGCCGGCGGACGCGGCGGCGGACACACCGA
Coding sequences within it:
- a CDS encoding quinone-dependent dihydroorotate dehydrogenase, giving the protein MPPSPLSSGAFYQRWLGPVLANDEGLDAEQLSCTALTALGQASLRRQWPLVSTVLEGLAGDLQRRDLRLEQVLFGCRFPNPVGLAAGFDKNGVAAGLWDRFGFGFAEVGTVTWHGQPGNPRPRLFRLAQEQAALNRMGFNNDGAQALRRTLERQRLAPPGRRPAVLGINVGKSKVTALEQAPEDYASSLELLAPLADYAVINVSSPNTPGLRDLQDSSQLRRLVERLRRLPACPPLLVKIAPDLEDEAIDGIARLAFEEGLAGVIAVNTSLDRLGLEQRRLLQTGRTLAEEAGGLSGAPLRQRALEVIRRLRASAGPALTLIGVGGIDSAEIAWERITAGASLIQLYTGWIFQGPELVPRILEGLQLQLDRHGLRSIAEAVGSGLPWLPGSEDAEG
- a CDS encoding ribonuclease H family protein, whose translation is MAEERGRVVAAATDGACSGNPGPGGWGALLRFEDGSVEEFGGHDPATTNNRMELQAALELLQRLKQLPRHPDLTIRTDSKYLIDGLGSWMKGWKRKGWKTAAGKPVLNQDLWKALDAARLDDVPLAYVKGHSGDPDNDRVDRIAVAFSQGRSLDLGQPAVESDVAAVDVDADPAPQPLVQLLNRLELADRLADGGFSLSLVELAQLVELPLKQLEQRRESWSWRDWRVHPDKEGRWTLQRREAGSEQS
- a CDS encoding DUF3747 domain-containing protein; this encodes MGRTYLRNLILAAVVGSAAGLLPAARSAHGLFDSKALQQNRFAVLAQPVGERNWKLLVLEQIKQRPRCWTPRADGLVDPTLNTFNFAGICSRYLDSNGYSLRSGGEDLGSRFRLSLRQSGNSLQLQALNPRQGAPIVVGRATVPRRDRNGFIQIQLDPAWRLERRVYKGRTLGHVYFSHPDPVNRLLARAERAGTSGFSRLGAPTAPMAPRINQRIASGEPIRLEVLPYRP
- the rplL gene encoding 50S ribosomal protein L7/L12, which produces MSAKTDEILESLKSLSLLEASELVKQIEEAFGVSAAASAGVVMAAPGAAAGGGGGEVAEEKTEFDVILESFDAAAKIKVLKAVRNATGLGLGDAKALVEAAPKPIKEGISKDEAEALKKEIEEVGGKVTLK